Proteins encoded within one genomic window of Amycolatopsis sp. 2-15:
- a CDS encoding alpha/beta fold hydrolase has translation MTSAIPNIPVVLLPGTGSDETFVQSVFTGPLALVGARLIAPPPPPGAALADGYLEELDRLARVHGSLIVGGISFGAHLAAEWAVANPGRCEGLVCALPAWNGEPGSAAAAVTARASADLVASQGVDGALAAVAAGSPGWLVDELSRAWRRHGDELVAGLRVAAERRAPSLTELATVGVPAGIGGCAGDLVHPVAVAREWAAALPRGALQVVRLADFGRHREVLGRAALFTFLKSAAAGGSEKK, from the coding sequence GTGACGTCCGCAATCCCGAACATCCCCGTCGTCCTGCTGCCCGGAACGGGGTCCGACGAAACGTTCGTTCAGTCGGTGTTCACCGGTCCGTTGGCCTTGGTGGGCGCCCGGCTGATCGCGCCTCCCCCACCGCCCGGCGCCGCGCTGGCGGACGGGTACCTGGAGGAGCTAGACCGGCTCGCGCGGGTGCACGGTTCGCTGATCGTCGGCGGGATCTCGTTCGGCGCGCACCTGGCCGCGGAATGGGCGGTGGCGAACCCGGGCCGTTGCGAGGGGCTGGTGTGCGCGCTCCCGGCCTGGAACGGCGAACCCGGGTCAGCGGCCGCCGCTGTCACGGCGCGCGCCTCAGCGGATCTGGTGGCTTCCCAGGGGGTCGACGGCGCGCTGGCCGCGGTGGCGGCCGGCAGCCCGGGGTGGCTCGTCGACGAGCTGTCGCGGGCCTGGCGACGGCACGGCGACGAGCTGGTGGCGGGGCTGCGGGTCGCGGCGGAGCGGCGCGCGCCGTCGCTGACGGAGCTGGCGACGGTCGGCGTGCCGGCCGGCATCGGCGGGTGCGCCGGGGATCTGGTGCATCCCGTGGCGGTGGCGCGGGAGTGGGCCGCAGCACTGCCGCGCGGTGCGCTGCAAGTTGTGCGCTTGGCGGACTTCGGGCGGCACCGGGAAGTACTGGGCCGGGCGGCCCTGTTCACGTTCCTGAAGTCGGCCGCCGCCGGTGGTAGTGAAAAGAAATGA
- a CDS encoding DUF3159 domain-containing protein, which yields MTEPAPRDEKHVPEGGDEKQDSDQHHTDDGTDTGTDAEKPEPTLLEQMGGVSGLFYSSVPVIVFVLVNAFFGLTAAIWGSVGSAVAITVLRVVRKEPLQPAISGFFGVAIAAFIAFRTGSAKGFFLFGIWASLAYCGVFVLSILVRWPIAGVVWSALNGTGQAWRKDKPSRYGYDVATLALAVIFAARFVVQRWLYNSDYTGWLAFAKIAMGYPLYALGLLVVVWAVRRSDKRLKALAETEPKPETDAEVEARLREKYAQTPTPEV from the coding sequence GTGACTGAACCCGCTCCCCGCGACGAGAAGCACGTGCCCGAAGGCGGGGACGAAAAGCAGGACAGCGACCAGCACCACACCGACGACGGAACCGACACCGGAACCGACGCCGAGAAGCCCGAACCCACGTTGCTGGAGCAGATGGGCGGCGTGTCCGGTCTGTTCTACTCGTCGGTGCCGGTGATCGTGTTCGTGTTGGTGAACGCCTTCTTCGGGCTCACCGCGGCGATCTGGGGCTCGGTCGGCAGCGCCGTGGCGATCACGGTGCTGCGGGTCGTGCGCAAGGAGCCGCTGCAGCCGGCGATCTCGGGGTTCTTCGGGGTCGCGATCGCGGCGTTCATCGCGTTCCGCACGGGTTCGGCCAAGGGCTTTTTCCTCTTCGGCATCTGGGCGAGCCTCGCCTACTGCGGCGTGTTCGTGCTGTCGATCCTGGTGCGCTGGCCGATCGCCGGCGTGGTGTGGAGCGCGCTCAACGGCACCGGCCAGGCCTGGCGCAAGGACAAGCCCTCGCGCTACGGCTACGACGTCGCCACGCTCGCGCTGGCCGTGATCTTCGCCGCCCGGTTCGTGGTGCAGCGCTGGCTCTACAACAGCGACTACACCGGCTGGCTCGCGTTCGCGAAGATCGCCATGGGTTACCCGCTCTACGCGCTGGGCCTGCTCGTGGTCGTCTGGGCGGTCCGCCGCTCGGACAAGCGGCTCAAGGCGCTGGCCGAGACGGAGCCGAAGCCGGAGACCGACGCGGAGGTCGAGGCCCGGCTTCGCGAGAAGTACGCGCAGACGCCGACCCCGGAAGTCTGA
- a CDS encoding OB-fold nucleic acid binding domain-containing protein has protein sequence MPAKDGGYFSRLVRKLTSDVEDLDADEMSERSGAEGARRACDCRSGEEATVLGRLRSVELCPSEGTPTLHAELFDGTQGVTLIWLGRRRIPGIEPGRTIKVRGRMAERDGQKVLYNPYYELQSPVG, from the coding sequence ATGCCCGCCAAGGACGGCGGCTACTTCAGCCGGTTGGTTCGCAAGCTGACCAGCGACGTCGAGGACCTCGACGCCGACGAGATGTCCGAGAGGTCCGGGGCCGAGGGTGCTCGCCGCGCCTGTGACTGCCGGTCCGGCGAAGAGGCGACAGTGCTCGGCCGGCTGCGCAGCGTCGAGCTGTGCCCGAGCGAGGGAACTCCGACGCTCCACGCCGAGCTGTTCGACGGGACACAAGGCGTGACGCTAATCTGGCTGGGCCGACGCCGGATCCCCGGTATCGAGCCGGGTCGGACCATCAAGGTCCGCGGCCGGATGGCAGAGCGTGACGGCCAGAAGGTGCTGTACAACCCGTACTACGAACTCCAGAGCCCGGTAGGTTGA
- a CDS encoding potassium channel family protein — translation MRVAIAGAGAVGRSIAVELIDGRHQVMLIEREADQFEPDTVPQADWVLGDACEVSILEESGIERCDVVIAATGDDKSNLVVSLLAKTEFAVRRVVARVNNPANEWLFTDAWGVDVAVSTPRMLAAMVEEAVSVGDLVRLMTFRQSQANLVELTLPEETPLAGKAVSEIALPRDAALVTILRGDRVIVPQPEDPLEAGDELLFVATSDVEPEIRTALGY, via the coding sequence ATGCGGGTCGCGATCGCGGGTGCCGGCGCCGTCGGGCGCTCCATCGCCGTCGAGCTGATCGACGGACGGCACCAGGTGATGCTGATCGAGCGCGAGGCGGACCAGTTCGAACCCGACACCGTGCCGCAGGCCGACTGGGTCCTCGGCGACGCGTGCGAGGTGTCGATCCTCGAGGAGTCGGGGATCGAGCGCTGCGACGTGGTGATCGCCGCGACCGGCGACGACAAGTCCAACCTCGTGGTGTCGCTGCTCGCGAAGACGGAGTTCGCCGTGCGCCGCGTGGTGGCGCGCGTGAACAACCCCGCCAACGAATGGCTCTTCACCGACGCCTGGGGCGTGGACGTGGCCGTGTCGACCCCGCGCATGCTCGCCGCGATGGTCGAGGAGGCCGTGAGCGTCGGCGACCTCGTGCGGTTGATGACCTTCCGCCAGAGCCAGGCGAACCTCGTGGAGCTCACGCTGCCCGAGGAGACCCCGTTGGCCGGCAAGGCGGTGAGCGAGATCGCACTGCCCCGCGACGCCGCGCTCGTGACGATCCTGCGCGGCGACCGCGTGATCGTGCCGCAGCCGGAGGACCCGCTGGAAGCCGGCGACGAGCTGCTGTTCGTGGCGACGTCGGACGTCGAGCCGGAGATCCGCACGGCCCTGGGATACTGA